One part of the Cryptomeria japonica unplaced genomic scaffold, Sugi_1.0 HiC_scaffold_66, whole genome shotgun sequence genome encodes these proteins:
- the LOC131045888 gene encoding pathogenesis-related thaumatin-like protein 3.8, giving the protein MAKVSDLALLLVAGMAISLYIQEARAVKFDIKNQCGYTVWAAGLPGGGQQLTQGQTWTVNLAAGTQSARFWGRTGCSFDASGKGTCQTGDCGGQLSCTVSGAVPATLAEYTQSDQDYYDVSLVDGFNIPLSINPTNAQCTAPACKADVNAVCPAELKVAGGCKSACVAFQTDQYCCTGSYTNSCPATNYSMIFKQQCPQAYSYAKDDTATFACPSGTDYTIVFCP; this is encoded by the exons ATGGCAAAAGTATCAGATCTTGCGCTTCTTCTTGTGGCTGGAATGGCCATATCTCTTTACATTCAAG AGGCGAGAGCAGTTAAGTTTGATATAAAGAACCAGTGCGGGTACACAGTGTGGGCGGCGGGATTACCCGGAGGAGGGCAGCAGCTGACCCAGGGTCAGACATGGACGGTTAATTTGGCGGCGGGGACACAGTCGGCAAGATTCTGGGGTCGAACCGGCTGCTCTTTCGATGCGAGCGGCAAAGGAACCTGTCAAACCGGTGACTGCGGCGGCCAACTGAGCTGCACAGTCTCGGGAGCTGTTCCCGCCACGCTGGCCGAGTACACTCAGAGCGACCAGGACTATTACGACGTGTCGCTAGTGGACGGCTTcaatattcctctttccatcaacccTACCAATGCACAGTGCACTGCCCCTGCATGCAAAGCCGACGTGAACGCTGTGTGCCCTGCTGAATTGAAGGTTGCCGGCGGATGCAAGAGTGCCTGCGTTGCCTTTCAAACAGACCAGTATTGCTGCACTGGCAGCTATACCAACAGCTGTCCTGCGACAAACTACTCAATGATATTCAAGCAGCAGTGCCCTCAGGCCTACAGTTATGCCAAGGACGATACGGCCACATTCGCTTGCCCCTCCGGTACAGACTACACTATTGTATTCTGTCCCTAG